From the genome of Pseudomonas sp. gcc21, one region includes:
- a CDS encoding transposase, translating to MARRQRLSYPGIAQHIIQRGNNRQVCFGDDEDMYFFDQWLPDYAAEYGVAVHAWVFMTNHIHVLATPVDFNSVSQLMQALGRRYVRYFNWRYRRTGTLWEGRYRSCLVDSEAYLLTCQRYIEMNPVRAGMHGHRSRRVSLEQLSQQCAWQAVNIGYST from the coding sequence GCCAGCGCCTCTCTTACCCAGGTATCGCCCAGCACATCATTCAACGTGGAAACAACCGCCAGGTGTGTTTCGGTGACGATGAAGACATGTATTTTTTCGATCAATGGCTGCCCGATTATGCTGCCGAGTATGGTGTTGCCGTTCATGCCTGGGTATTCATGACCAACCATATTCATGTGCTCGCAACGCCAGTCGACTTCAACAGCGTTTCCCAGTTGATGCAGGCCCTCGGTCGCCGCTACGTGCGCTATTTCAACTGGCGTTATCGCCGCACCGGCACACTATGGGAAGGTCGCTATCGCTCCTGCCTAGTCGACTCCGAGGCCTACTTGTTAACCTGTCAGCGCTATATAGAGATGAATCCTGTGAGAGCGGGCATGCATGGTCACCGCTCCCGCCGGGTATCGCTGGAGCAGCTATCGCAGCAATGCGCATGGCAAGCCGTCAACATTGGTTATTCCACATGA
- a CDS encoding GFA family protein has translation MKLSGSCLCRGVQYEIQGALTDVYNCHCSMCRKLHAAAFRTSARIRSADWKTVQGEELIRFYESSPGEHKGFCSVCSSSLYTKFDAKPEVYGFPLGTLDTDPHVRPQRHIFVGNKAPWFEITDELPQYTEFD, from the coding sequence ATGAAACTATCTGGAAGCTGTCTCTGCCGAGGTGTGCAATATGAGATTCAGGGAGCGCTGACGGATGTGTACAACTGCCACTGCTCAATGTGCCGCAAGCTGCATGCGGCGGCCTTCAGAACCAGCGCAAGAATCCGTTCCGCAGATTGGAAAACGGTACAGGGTGAAGAGCTGATCAGGTTTTACGAATCCTCCCCCGGCGAACATAAAGGGTTCTGTTCAGTGTGCAGCTCCAGCCTATATACGAAGTTCGACGCCAAACCGGAGGTCTACGGGTTCCCGCTGGGCACACTGGATACCGATCCCCACGTCCGGCCGCAACGGCACATTTTTGTAGGTAACAAAGCGCCGTGGTTCGAAATAACCGATGAGCTACCGCAGTATACTGAGTTCGATTAA
- a CDS encoding transposase: MAGSSSQTEGKRQDLTATTLLDSSAYSAKALADLYQQRWDVELFFRDIKTTMGMDVLRCKTPDMVMKEILMYLIVYNAIRLLMNTAGESANLARRQISFKASVQALRQWEPALSRQDVGSKERRRLMAALYEAIIGNLQIERPGRHEPRCVKRRPKPYGLLTTHRHEMTEVPHRYRYRAKAA; encoded by the coding sequence GTGGCTGGATCAAGCAGTCAAACTGAGGGCAAAAGGCAAGACCTGACCGCGACAACTCTGTTGGACTCTAGTGCCTATAGCGCCAAAGCACTGGCTGATCTGTATCAGCAGCGCTGGGATGTCGAGCTGTTCTTCCGTGACATCAAAACGACCATGGGTATGGACGTTCTTCGTTGCAAAACACCCGACATGGTTATGAAAGAAATTCTGATGTATCTCATTGTTTACAACGCGATCAGGCTGCTGATGAACACTGCCGGCGAGTCAGCGAATCTCGCTAGACGTCAAATCAGTTTCAAGGCGAGCGTGCAAGCCCTTAGACAATGGGAGCCAGCTCTGAGTCGGCAGGATGTAGGCAGCAAAGAAAGGCGTCGGTTGATGGCTGCGCTGTATGAGGCGATTATTGGAAATCTCCAGATAGAACGACCCGGACGACACGAGCCCCGATGCGTGAAACGAAGGCCAAAGCCATATGGCTTATTGACGACGCACAGACATGAAATGACCGAGGTCCCCCATCGTTACCGCTATCGTGCAAAAGCAGCTTAA
- a CDS encoding pilin: MKAQMQKGFTLIELMIVVAIIGILAAIALPAYQDYTKRAKVTEGLSLAASAKVAVAENAANGVAYDSGWTKPAATDNVTDMTIGDNGEITISYGASIAATGGNTLVLYPFTGGTTTASLPADTAIYTPPADAIQWQCLASGATAKVSGATTGTLDAKLAPSNCR; this comes from the coding sequence ATGAAAGCTCAAATGCAGAAAGGTTTTACACTTATCGAACTGATGATCGTGGTTGCGATTATTGGTATTTTGGCGGCTATTGCTTTGCCGGCTTATCAGGATTATACAAAGCGGGCGAAAGTAACCGAGGGTCTTAGTTTGGCCGCTTCAGCGAAAGTGGCTGTGGCAGAAAATGCTGCAAACGGTGTGGCTTATGACAGCGGTTGGACGAAACCTGCAGCGACAGACAACGTCACAGATATGACGATTGGTGACAATGGCGAAATTACTATCAGTTATGGCGCATCCATTGCTGCTACAGGTGGCAACACCCTCGTTCTTTATCCGTTCACAGGCGGTACTACTACAGCTTCGCTGCCAGCTGACACTGCGATTTATACCCCGCCTGCAGATGCGATCCAGTGGCAGTGCTTGGCAAGTGGTGCTACGGCAAAAGTTTCAGGAGCGACAACCGGTACTCTAGATGCGAAACTGGCTCCTTCCAACTGTCGGTAA
- the pilB gene encoding type IV-A pilus assembly ATPase PilB: MDTPALSGLARRIVQDQLLDATVASKASKQATLDKIPLITYLVQNKLGNARDLAMVCAEEFGYPFFDLAVLDKDHQPQDLVSEKLIRQHCVLPLYKRGSRLFLAMSDPTNQQALSDIQFNTGLMTDAVMVEDDKLQAAIEKYLESPTGGLGDMDDSALDDLDVESVNDDDKPTTSGGEADDAPIVRFVNKMLLDAVRMGSSDLHFEPYEKLYRVRFRTDGILHEVAKPPVQLGVRIAARLKVMSSMDMAERRKPQDGRIKMKISRNKSIDFRVNTLPTLWGEKVVLRILDAESAKMGIDALGYEEDQKEMYLTALARPQGMILVTGPTGSGKTVSLYTGLNILNTMERNISTAEDPVEINLEGINQVNVNPKQGLDFAKALRAFLRQDPDIIMVGEIRDLETAEIAIKAAQTGHMVLSTLHTNSAAETLTRLRNMGVPSFNIATSVNLIIAQRLARRLCKSCKAPFEVPRETLIEEGFSPEKIDAGLTIYGPVGCENCKDGYKGRVGIYEVVKITPAMQRIIMEDGNSIQISDVAQQEGFRSLRQSALMKAEQGVTSLAEVNRVTKD; the protein is encoded by the coding sequence ATGGATACCCCCGCGCTCTCTGGTCTGGCACGAAGGATCGTTCAGGATCAGTTGCTGGACGCAACCGTTGCCAGTAAGGCCAGCAAACAGGCCACGCTAGACAAGATTCCCCTCATTACCTATCTGGTGCAGAACAAGCTGGGCAATGCACGCGACCTGGCCATGGTCTGCGCCGAGGAATTCGGCTACCCGTTTTTTGATCTTGCGGTGCTGGACAAAGACCATCAGCCGCAGGATCTGGTCAGCGAGAAGCTGATTCGCCAGCACTGCGTGCTGCCTCTTTATAAGCGTGGCTCGCGCCTGTTCCTGGCCATGTCCGATCCGACAAACCAGCAGGCGTTGAGCGATATCCAGTTCAACACCGGCTTGATGACCGATGCGGTCATGGTTGAGGACGACAAGCTGCAGGCTGCGATCGAGAAGTATCTTGAAAGCCCGACTGGCGGGCTTGGGGATATGGATGATTCGGCGTTGGATGATCTGGACGTCGAGTCAGTCAACGATGATGACAAGCCCACGACCAGCGGCGGCGAGGCTGACGACGCGCCCATCGTGCGCTTCGTCAACAAGATGCTGCTGGACGCGGTACGCATGGGCTCATCGGACTTGCACTTCGAGCCCTATGAAAAACTTTATCGCGTACGCTTCCGTACTGACGGCATTCTGCACGAGGTCGCGAAACCTCCAGTGCAGCTGGGCGTGCGCATTGCGGCACGCTTGAAGGTGATGTCATCTATGGATATGGCCGAACGGCGCAAGCCGCAGGATGGCCGTATCAAGATGAAGATTTCACGCAACAAGTCCATCGACTTCCGGGTTAACACCCTGCCCACGCTCTGGGGCGAGAAGGTGGTTCTGCGTATTCTTGACGCCGAAAGCGCCAAGATGGGTATTGATGCGCTGGGGTATGAAGAAGACCAGAAGGAAATGTACCTCACCGCGCTGGCCAGACCCCAGGGCATGATTCTGGTAACGGGCCCGACCGGCTCGGGCAAGACGGTATCGCTGTACACCGGCCTGAATATTCTCAACACCATGGAGCGCAACATCTCCACCGCGGAAGATCCTGTCGAGATCAACCTTGAGGGTATCAACCAGGTCAACGTGAACCCCAAGCAGGGGCTGGATTTTGCCAAGGCGCTGCGCGCGTTTTTGCGTCAGGATCCGGACATCATCATGGTCGGGGAGATCCGTGACCTTGAAACGGCCGAAATCGCGATCAAGGCGGCGCAGACCGGTCACATGGTACTGTCCACGCTACACACCAACAGCGCAGCTGAGACTTTGACGCGTTTGCGCAATATGGGCGTGCCCTCGTTCAACATCGCCACATCCGTTAATCTGATCATCGCCCAGCGTCTGGCTCGGCGGCTGTGCAAGTCATGCAAGGCGCCCTTTGAAGTGCCTCGCGAGACGCTCATTGAGGAAGGCTTCAGCCCTGAAAAAATTGATGCAGGGTTGACTATTTACGGGCCGGTGGGTTGCGAAAACTGTAAAGACGGTTATAAAGGGCGTGTTGGTATTTATGAGGTAGTTAAGATTACGCCAGCCATGCAACGTATCATCATGGAAGACGGCAACTCTATTCAGATTTCAGACGTAGCCCAACAGGAAGGTTTCAGAAGCTTGCGCCAGTCGGCCCTGATGAAAGCAGAACAGGGCGTTACCAGTCTGGCGGAAGTTAACCGAGTGACAAAGGATTAA
- a CDS encoding type II secretion system F family protein, with amino-acid sequence MAQQAAALKRKPAPAKKKVKEPKIYPFKWEGKDRKGTKISGEIQGSNPALIKAQLRKQGILVTKINKSSTLFGKRSKAIKPLDIAFFTRQLATMMESGVPIVQAFEIIAEGSENPSVAKLVTTIKTDVAAGNTLADSLRQHPKYFDDLFCNLVESGEQSGRLESLLDRIATYKEKTEALKAKIKKAMTYPIAVVVVAIVVTAILLLKVVPQFKEVFSSFGAELPAFTLFVIGLSEWLQDWWFIILIGLIALGYAYTQVNRRSLKFRDAQDRALLKAPIVGKIIYEAAVARYARTLSTTFAAGVPLVDALDSVGGAVGNVVFRNAVMKVKEDVSAGSQLNFSMRTTNVFPSLAVQMAGIGEESGNLDGMLEKVADYYEAEVDNKVDNLTTLLEPLIMSVLGVLVGGLIIAMYLPIFQLGSVV; translated from the coding sequence ATGGCTCAGCAAGCAGCAGCGCTAAAAAGGAAGCCGGCCCCGGCGAAGAAGAAGGTAAAAGAACCCAAGATCTACCCCTTCAAATGGGAGGGAAAGGATCGCAAGGGCACCAAGATTTCCGGCGAAATTCAGGGTTCGAACCCGGCCTTGATCAAGGCCCAGCTGCGCAAGCAGGGCATTCTCGTTACCAAGATCAACAAATCCTCCACTTTGTTCGGCAAACGTAGCAAAGCGATCAAGCCGCTTGATATCGCTTTTTTTACACGTCAGCTGGCGACCATGATGGAGTCCGGCGTACCGATTGTGCAGGCCTTCGAGATTATCGCCGAGGGCTCTGAAAATCCCAGCGTTGCGAAGCTTGTTACGACCATCAAGACAGATGTAGCTGCCGGTAATACGTTGGCGGACTCCCTGCGTCAGCATCCCAAATATTTCGACGACCTGTTCTGTAACCTGGTTGAGTCCGGTGAGCAGTCAGGCCGGCTGGAATCGCTGCTGGATCGGATCGCGACCTATAAGGAAAAGACCGAAGCACTCAAGGCCAAGATCAAGAAGGCCATGACCTATCCAATCGCGGTGGTTGTCGTTGCCATCGTGGTAACGGCTATCCTGCTGTTGAAGGTGGTTCCACAATTCAAGGAAGTGTTCTCCAGCTTCGGCGCCGAGCTGCCGGCCTTTACCCTCTTCGTTATCGGCTTGTCAGAATGGCTGCAGGACTGGTGGTTCATCATCCTGATAGGGCTTATTGCTCTGGGCTATGCATACACCCAGGTTAACCGACGATCGCTCAAGTTCCGGGACGCGCAGGACCGGGCATTACTCAAAGCCCCGATCGTCGGGAAGATCATCTACGAGGCAGCAGTGGCCCGTTACGCCCGCACCCTCTCAACCACCTTCGCCGCCGGTGTACCGCTTGTGGATGCGCTCGATTCGGTCGGTGGTGCGGTGGGGAACGTAGTGTTCCGCAACGCAGTGATGAAGGTAAAAGAAGATGTGTCAGCCGGTTCACAGCTGAACTTCTCCATGCGTACTACCAACGTGTTCCCTTCGCTCGCTGTGCAAATGGCTGGCATCGGTGAAGAATCCGGTAACCTCGACGGCATGCTTGAGAAGGTCGCGGACTATTACGAGGCCGAGGTGGATAACAAGGTCGACAACCTGACCACGCTGCTTGAGCCTCTGATCATGAGTGTTCTCGGCGTTCTGGTCGGCGGTCTGATCATCGCCATGTACCTGCCAATCTTCCAGCTGGGCTCTGTTGTCTAA
- a CDS encoding A24 family peptidase: MTLIDYLASHVLAFVLLAGLLGLVIGSFLNVVIHRLPRMMERDWRIQAREILEPETEHPAEPTYNLVLPHSHCPHCQTEIKAWQNVPVVSYVFLRGRCAQCKTRISPRYPLVELLTAVLSMVVAWQLGFGWAAAGLIFLTWGLIALSLIDADTQLLPDVIVLPLLWLGLIVNSFGVYTDLSTALWGAVFGYLSLWSVYWLFKLVTGKEGMGYGDFKLLAMLGAWGGWQVLPLTILLSSLVGAILGIIILKSRGDSNATPLPFGPYLAIAGWIALIWGDTITGTYLRFAGL, encoded by the coding sequence ATGACTCTTATCGATTACCTGGCCAGCCACGTGCTGGCCTTTGTTTTGCTCGCGGGACTGCTGGGTTTGGTGATCGGCAGTTTTCTCAACGTTGTGATACATCGCCTGCCCCGGATGATGGAGCGGGACTGGCGTATTCAGGCACGGGAAATTCTCGAGCCTGAGACGGAACACCCCGCTGAGCCCACTTATAATCTCGTTCTACCCCATTCCCACTGCCCCCATTGCCAGACCGAAATCAAAGCCTGGCAAAACGTGCCAGTGGTGAGCTATGTATTCCTGCGCGGCCGCTGCGCACAGTGCAAGACCCGGATCAGCCCGCGCTATCCGCTGGTTGAGCTGCTGACCGCGGTCCTATCAATGGTCGTTGCCTGGCAGCTTGGCTTCGGCTGGGCCGCGGCTGGCCTGATTTTCCTGACATGGGGCTTGATTGCCCTGAGCCTGATCGATGCCGACACCCAGTTGTTGCCTGATGTAATCGTTCTGCCGCTGTTATGGCTGGGGCTTATCGTTAACAGCTTCGGTGTCTATACCGACCTCAGCACCGCTCTGTGGGGTGCCGTGTTCGGCTACCTGAGCCTGTGGTCGGTGTACTGGCTGTTCAAACTGGTTACCGGCAAGGAAGGCATGGGTTACGGCGACTTCAAGCTGCTGGCCATGCTCGGCGCCTGGGGTGGCTGGCAAGTTCTGCCGCTCACCATTCTGCTTTCTTCTCTGGTGGGCGCAATCCTCGGCATCATCATCCTGAAATCCCGCGGCGATTCCAACGCGACCCCCCTGCCCTTCGGGCCCTATCTGGCGATTGCCGGGTGGATTGCCTTGATCTGGGGTGACACAATTACCGGCACCTATCTCAGATTCGCCGGATTATAG
- the coaE gene encoding dephospho-CoA kinase (Dephospho-CoA kinase (CoaE) performs the final step in coenzyme A biosynthesis.) — translation MIIGLTGGIGSGKSAAADRFALAHGIHIVDADVKSRVVVEPGRPALSQIVDRFGQHMLLEGGFLNRAALREEVFKAPEQRMWLEQLLHPLIRDEIISDLASATSPYALLVSPLLVESGQYRMTQRVLVVDVPEEIQIARTRQRDQVSEEQIKAIMQAQARRDDRLLHADDVITNDKDLAALHAQVDALHQRYLAIAEGASS, via the coding sequence ATGATCATTGGATTGACCGGCGGCATCGGCAGCGGCAAAAGCGCCGCCGCCGACCGCTTCGCGCTGGCTCATGGTATTCACATTGTGGACGCGGACGTTAAGTCCCGCGTCGTCGTAGAGCCCGGCCGCCCCGCATTAAGCCAGATCGTGGACCGGTTCGGTCAGCATATGTTGCTAGAGGGCGGCTTCCTCAACCGCGCTGCGCTGCGTGAAGAGGTATTCAAAGCCCCCGAGCAGCGTATGTGGCTCGAGCAATTGCTACACCCTCTGATTCGCGACGAAATCATCAGCGACCTCGCCTCTGCTACCTCGCCTTACGCCTTGCTGGTCTCACCGCTGCTGGTAGAATCCGGCCAGTACCGGATGACGCAACGGGTGTTGGTTGTGGATGTGCCCGAAGAGATACAGATCGCCCGCACCCGGCAGCGCGATCAAGTATCAGAAGAACAGATCAAAGCCATCATGCAGGCGCAGGCGAGGCGCGATGATCGGTTGCTGCATGCCGATGATGTGATCACCAATGACAAGGACCTGGCCGCCCTGCACGCGCAAGTGGACGCGCTCCATCAACGCTACCTGGCAATCGCCGAAGGAGCCAGCTCATGA
- the yacG gene encoding DNA gyrase inhibitor YacG, which produces MTLTVECPTCKAPVTWDDSFPDRPFCSHRCRLIDLGAWASEEHAIPGNELEQDLFSEDFPERD; this is translated from the coding sequence ATGACCCTGACCGTAGAATGCCCCACCTGCAAAGCACCCGTAACCTGGGATGACAGCTTTCCCGATCGCCCTTTCTGCTCGCATCGCTGCCGATTGATCGACCTCGGCGCCTGGGCCTCGGAGGAACACGCCATTCCCGGTAACGAGCTCGAACAGGATTTGTTCTCAGAGGATTTCCCTGAGCGGGATTAG
- a CDS encoding Nudix family hydrolase encodes MRRIHVMAAVICNASGKILIARRPDHAHQGGLWEFPGGKLEDGETRFDGLRRELREELGIEVTQARPLLDIRHDYSDKSVRLDVWRVTAFAGEAHGAEGQPVRWVDAAELDQYPFPEANVPIVAAAQLPELYLVTPDVANLETLIEGLENARQRGIRLIQLRQTHLAPGEYRMWAETVLERFGADFTIMLKGNLPPSVTNAGWHLTASQLRDMAVAGRDHAEFNGWLAASCHNTEELEMASRVGVDFVTLSPVLPTQTHPDAKPLGWDRAAELIAQVNMPVYLLGGLGAADLERTFEVGGQGVAGIRGIWELPS; translated from the coding sequence ATGCGCCGTATTCACGTGATGGCTGCGGTCATCTGCAACGCCTCCGGCAAAATTCTTATAGCCAGACGACCCGACCATGCGCATCAGGGCGGCTTGTGGGAGTTTCCCGGAGGTAAGTTGGAAGACGGCGAAACACGCTTCGATGGCCTGCGCCGCGAGCTGCGTGAAGAGCTCGGAATCGAGGTAACCCAAGCACGCCCGCTGCTGGATATCCGTCATGACTATTCTGACAAGTCGGTGAGACTCGATGTGTGGCGGGTAACCGCTTTTGCAGGAGAAGCACACGGTGCAGAGGGTCAGCCTGTGCGTTGGGTGGATGCGGCTGAGCTCGATCAGTATCCCTTTCCAGAGGCCAATGTTCCCATCGTTGCCGCTGCACAGCTGCCGGAGCTGTATCTGGTGACGCCTGATGTGGCCAACCTGGAAACCTTGATCGAGGGGTTGGAGAACGCGCGTCAGCGTGGTATCCGGCTGATTCAGCTTCGGCAGACACATCTTGCGCCCGGTGAATATAGGATGTGGGCGGAGACGGTCCTGGAGCGCTTCGGGGCCGACTTTACGATCATGCTCAAAGGGAATCTGCCGCCATCAGTCACCAACGCCGGCTGGCACCTCACTGCCTCGCAATTACGTGATATGGCGGTGGCAGGTCGAGACCACGCCGAATTCAATGGTTGGCTGGCAGCGTCCTGTCACAACACCGAAGAACTGGAAATGGCGTCTCGGGTCGGGGTTGATTTCGTTACCCTTTCTCCGGTACTGCCTACGCAAACGCACCCTGATGCGAAGCCGCTTGGCTGGGATCGTGCTGCTGAGTTGATCGCGCAGGTGAATATGCCGGTGTATTTGCTCGGGGGGCTGGGCGCAGCGGATCTGGAGCGAACGTTTGAAGTGGGCGG